From one Prochlorococcus marinus str. MIT 0912 genomic stretch:
- a CDS encoding RpoD/SigA family RNA polymerase sigma factor, with amino-acid sequence MVQAAEALQTKNLSSAAKTVSDIDLVRSYLRDIGRVPLLSHEQEITLGRQVQDLMVLENIESELESDLGEKPDINAFAERAGISSFQLKKKLKSGRRAKERMVSANLRLVVSVAKKYTKRNMELLDLIQEGTIGLVRGVEKFDPTRGYKFSTYAYWWIRQGITRAIAEKSRSIRLPIHITEMLNKLKKGQRELSQELSRTPTIKELSEYVELPESDVKDLMSKAGQPVSLETKIGDGEDTILLDLLSNEIDMPSEQIESDCMKGDLETLLEQLPELQNRVLRMRYGMDGDDPMSLTGIGRVLGISRDRVRNLERDGLRGLRKTGDSVQAYMAS; translated from the coding sequence ACCTATCTTCTGCTGCAAAGACTGTATCAGACATCGATTTGGTACGTTCTTATTTGAGGGATATTGGAAGAGTCCCTTTGTTATCACATGAGCAAGAAATAACTCTAGGAAGACAAGTTCAAGATCTTATGGTTTTAGAAAATATTGAGTCAGAACTTGAAAGTGATTTAGGAGAAAAACCCGATATTAATGCATTTGCTGAAAGGGCTGGGATCTCTTCTTTTCAGTTAAAAAAGAAGCTGAAAAGCGGCAGAAGAGCTAAGGAGAGAATGGTTTCAGCAAATCTTCGTTTAGTTGTAAGTGTTGCAAAGAAATATACAAAGAGAAATATGGAGTTATTGGATTTAATTCAAGAAGGAACGATTGGTTTAGTACGTGGTGTTGAAAAATTTGATCCAACTCGTGGTTATAAATTTTCTACTTACGCTTATTGGTGGATTCGACAAGGTATCACACGTGCAATAGCTGAAAAAAGTAGATCAATAAGACTACCAATTCACATAACAGAAATGCTAAATAAACTCAAAAAGGGTCAAAGAGAATTAAGTCAAGAACTTTCTAGGACCCCAACAATTAAAGAACTTTCTGAATATGTTGAGCTGCCTGAAAGTGATGTAAAAGATTTAATGAGTAAAGCTGGGCAGCCTGTTAGCTTAGAAACAAAAATAGGTGATGGTGAAGATACTATTTTATTGGACTTATTGTCTAATGAAATTGATATGCCCTCTGAACAAATAGAAAGTGATTGCATGAAAGGAGATTTAGAGACGTTACTTGAACAACTACCTGAATTACAAAATCGTGTTTTAAGAATGAGATATGGTATGGATGGTGATGATCCAATGAGCCTTACTGGCATTGGAAGAGTTTTGGGGATTAGTAGAGATAGAGTAAGAAATTTAGAAAGAGATGGTTTGCGCGGTTTAAGAAAAACAGGGGATTCTGTACAAGCTTATATGGCTTCTTGA